From Planctomycetia bacterium, a single genomic window includes:
- a CDS encoding M56 family metallopeptidase: MAYWLLHNTVSAAILALVALLICHWRPAQPALRHALWLVVLAKLVAPPLPVWSFASPSGWNAIWSSMAPDLTSSDEITWRPSSHPDNTTVHEGLPLPGAPESFVVLNGVTQVLPPEHAHNHAAYAPVAWTELLTWNDWNRFLWRTWLAAIAGMAVYQFYRWRRFQALLATTNFAPDWLVDEVAAVAQEFRISAPDVCVLGVRCTPLVWVLGRVQLLWPEAMLAGFSAESRRTIIAHELAHLARRDHWVARFELAATVFWWWHPLFWYVRAMLHDAAEQACDARVTQLLPAARKAYAQALVEVCELLAKGITPGPALGIGSQTRRAFERRLTMIMREKIASRLSLGAVTGVGLLALVVLPGFTPAQNSPPAPSNPPIVTAEPAVPGLPATGAPAALPAPSIPGEPPRAPSAAAALLPPQPEPAVNAPTDPFAVPAPPLDPHAGYRPPAAMPVPTGVPSATANYYWTASDAAETAAEEVVHLTRATYRLPAELAEPFSQFLNGTLGDVVQANVQVTQTPSPSPNEGPQTVSRLIVTADEETQKIVGHFIGLLRTRGKANPLATASTRTMNVEFYGPTTKPGFDDLALPTAEEPATRYAPGHPVQATQKGGSVKHPEMDPFAASAEEKLRPVDPASARPARTLPEPPRE, translated from the coding sequence ATGGCTTACTGGCTCCTGCACAATACGGTTTCGGCGGCGATCCTGGCCCTCGTGGCGTTGTTGATTTGCCATTGGCGTCCGGCGCAGCCGGCGCTGCGACATGCTTTGTGGCTGGTCGTGCTGGCCAAGCTTGTCGCGCCACCCTTGCCTGTGTGGAGCTTTGCCTCGCCCAGCGGTTGGAACGCGATCTGGTCGTCGATGGCACCCGACCTAACTTCTTCGGATGAAATCACTTGGCGACCTTCGTCGCATCCTGATAACACGACCGTCCACGAAGGACTGCCCTTGCCAGGTGCGCCCGAGTCGTTCGTTGTCTTGAACGGCGTCACGCAGGTTCTGCCGCCGGAACACGCCCATAATCATGCAGCCTATGCTCCGGTTGCGTGGACTGAATTGCTGACGTGGAACGATTGGAATCGATTCCTGTGGCGAACTTGGCTGGCGGCCATTGCCGGAATGGCGGTCTATCAGTTTTATCGCTGGCGGCGGTTCCAAGCGTTGCTCGCCACGACGAACTTTGCGCCGGATTGGCTGGTAGACGAAGTCGCCGCGGTAGCGCAGGAATTTCGCATCAGCGCGCCGGACGTCTGCGTGCTGGGCGTGCGTTGCACGCCGCTGGTGTGGGTGCTGGGACGCGTGCAACTGCTCTGGCCGGAAGCCATGTTGGCCGGGTTTTCGGCGGAATCGCGCCGCACGATCATCGCCCATGAGCTCGCGCACTTGGCGCGGCGCGATCATTGGGTCGCGCGGTTCGAGCTGGCGGCGACCGTGTTCTGGTGGTGGCATCCGCTGTTCTGGTACGTCCGCGCCATGTTGCACGACGCGGCGGAGCAAGCCTGCGATGCGCGGGTGACGCAATTGTTGCCGGCCGCGCGCAAGGCGTATGCCCAAGCGTTGGTGGAAGTGTGTGAATTGTTAGCCAAGGGAATCACGCCGGGGCCCGCGTTGGGCATCGGTTCGCAAACGAGAAGAGCCTTCGAACGGAGACTAACCATGATCATGCGAGAGAAGATCGCGTCGCGATTGTCGCTGGGCGCGGTAACCGGCGTGGGACTGTTGGCGTTGGTGGTGTTGCCGGGATTTACTCCAGCACAGAACTCGCCGCCGGCGCCGTCCAACCCTCCGATCGTCACCGCGGAGCCGGCGGTCCCTGGACTGCCAGCCACCGGCGCGCCGGCAGCATTGCCGGCGCCGTCGATCCCTGGCGAACCGCCTCGTGCGCCGAGCGCCGCTGCAGCTCTTTTGCCGCCACAGCCTGAACCGGCGGTTAACGCGCCCACCGATCCGTTTGCGGTGCCGGCGCCACCGCTGGACCCGCATGCCGGTTACCGGCCGCCCGCGGCGATGCCCGTACCAACGGGTGTGCCCAGCGCCACAGCCAACTACTACTGGACGGCCAGCGACGCTGCCGAAACAGCGGCGGAAGAAGTTGTGCATTTGACGCGGGCCACGTATCGCCTGCCGGCCGAGCTCGCCGAACCGTTCTCGCAATTCTTGAACGGAACGTTAGGTGACGTGGTGCAAGCCAATGTACAAGTGACGCAAACGCCGTCACCTTCGCCGAATGAAGGGCCGCAGACGGTATCTCGCCTCATCGTCACCGCGGACGAAGAGACGCAAAAAATCGTCGGCCATTTCATCGGACTGCTGCGGACGCGTGGCAAGGCGAATCCGCTCGCCACGGCGTCGACGCGCACGATGAACGTCGAGTTCTATGGGCCGACGACCAAGCCCGGCTTCGATGACTTGGCGCTGCCGACCGCGGAAGAACCGGCGACAAGATACGCGCCGGGACATCCCGTTCAAGCCACTCAGAAAGGCGGTTCGGTCAAGCATCCCGAGATGGATCCGTTTGCCGCGTCTGCGGAAGAAAAACTACGGCCGGTGGATCCAGCCAGCGCACGGCCCGCGAGAACCTTGCCGGAACCGCCAAGAGAGTAG
- a CDS encoding BlaI/MecI/CopY family transcriptional regulator encodes MADKGPSISGTELEVLKALWDEGPGTVRELNDRLGARGRQWAYTTVQTLLNRLCAKGVVTSDKRDVAHVYRPTVSRDDLLADRLNDLAGELCEGASAPLVLALVQGKRFSKSELKQFRDLIDELEKGKGK; translated from the coding sequence ATGGCCGACAAGGGGCCGAGCATTTCTGGAACGGAGCTCGAAGTGCTCAAGGCGCTCTGGGACGAAGGGCCAGGCACGGTCCGCGAGTTAAACGATCGCCTCGGGGCGCGCGGCCGGCAGTGGGCCTACACCACCGTGCAAACGCTGCTCAATCGGCTCTGCGCGAAGGGGGTCGTCACCAGCGACAAGCGCGACGTGGCGCATGTGTATCGGCCGACGGTCTCGCGCGACGATTTGTTGGCCGATCGTTTGAACGATCTGGCGGGCGAGCTCTGCGAAGGCGCCTCGGCGCCGCTCGTGTTGGCGCTCGTGCAAGGCAAGCGATTCTCGAAATCCGAGTTGAAGCAATTCCGCGATCTGATTGACGAGTTGGAAAAGGGGAAAGGGAAATGA
- a CDS encoding BBP7 family outer membrane beta-barrel protein has product MRFLPTTTLAALGLAFTVPAVTASAANPADDGVVMASDAPDASYGQDYAQPTGYSTPVLPMGAGPGPIHPYSADAMDCYGCPPSGNAFAEGWHAPPQCSRAWVNFEYLYWQPKGINVPALVTTSPVRTAQTVAGELGQPTTSVLYGDGEINDDYRAGGRLQGGFWLAPDEMAGIEGHVFSFDDEQSVFTANGSFSNGGAGPILARPFFNVDSALQDTLLLAYPDFVTGNQTIDLDGSVDVRSESEIQSAGVLFRRISWMDVLDSSGVSFVRIYGLIGYRYFNLDEQLSIDSTIRPIGGSFGNNSSVRSSDLFDTENEFHGGELGIDTQINRGSFFLKILTKAALGNTHQTVNIAGSTVSSDGVNSTTFAGGLLAQPTNIGEITSDHFSVLPEGNITVGCQLTRNVAVTGGYSFLYLSNVVRPGDQIDFSVNPTQFDGGVLIGEARPTASINHDDFWMHGFNAGVEVTW; this is encoded by the coding sequence ATGCGATTCCTTCCGACCACAACGCTGGCGGCGTTGGGGCTGGCCTTCACGGTTCCGGCCGTAACTGCTTCCGCTGCAAATCCGGCCGATGACGGCGTCGTCATGGCTAGCGATGCTCCGGACGCCTCCTACGGCCAGGACTACGCCCAGCCGACCGGCTATTCCACGCCGGTCCTGCCGATGGGCGCTGGCCCCGGACCGATCCACCCGTACTCCGCGGATGCGATGGATTGCTACGGCTGTCCGCCCAGTGGCAACGCCTTCGCCGAGGGCTGGCACGCGCCTCCGCAATGCAGTCGGGCGTGGGTCAACTTCGAATATCTCTATTGGCAGCCCAAGGGGATCAACGTCCCCGCGCTGGTCACCACCAGTCCGGTCCGCACGGCGCAAACGGTGGCCGGCGAATTAGGTCAACCGACCACGAGCGTGCTTTACGGCGACGGTGAAATCAACGACGACTACCGCGCTGGCGGACGGTTGCAGGGCGGGTTCTGGCTCGCCCCGGATGAAATGGCCGGCATCGAAGGACATGTCTTCTCGTTCGACGACGAGCAATCCGTGTTCACCGCCAACGGCTCGTTCAGCAATGGCGGCGCCGGGCCGATCCTGGCTCGACCGTTCTTCAACGTGGACAGTGCCCTGCAAGACACCTTGCTGCTGGCCTATCCGGACTTCGTCACGGGCAACCAGACCATCGACCTGGACGGCAGTGTCGACGTACGCAGCGAATCGGAGATTCAATCGGCGGGCGTCTTGTTCCGTCGGATTAGCTGGATGGACGTGCTCGATTCGAGCGGCGTGTCCTTCGTCCGCATCTACGGGTTGATTGGATACCGCTACTTCAATCTCGATGAGCAGCTCTCGATCGACAGCACAATCCGCCCCATCGGCGGCTCGTTCGGCAACAACAGCAGCGTGCGCTCCTCGGACCTGTTCGACACGGAGAATGAATTCCACGGCGGCGAATTGGGCATCGATACCCAAATCAACCGCGGTTCGTTCTTCTTGAAGATCTTAACCAAGGCCGCATTGGGCAACACGCATCAGACCGTGAATATCGCCGGTTCGACCGTCAGCTCTGACGGCGTGAACTCGACGACTTTCGCGGGCGGTTTGCTGGCCCAGCCGACTAACATCGGCGAGATCACCAGCGACCACTTCTCGGTGCTGCCGGAAGGCAACATCACGGTCGGCTGCCAGTTGACCCGCAACGTGGCGGTCACCGGCGGCTACAGCTTTCTGTACTTGAGCAACGTTGTGCGACCGGGAGATCAGATCGACTTCTCGGTCAATCCGACGCAGTTCGACGGCGGCGTGTTGATCGGCGAGGCCCGACCCACGGCCTCGATCAATCACGACGACTTTTGGATGCACGGCTTCAACGCCGGCGTCGAAGTCACCTGGTAG
- the ribD gene encoding bifunctional diaminohydroxyphosphoribosylaminopyrimidine deaminase/5-amino-6-(5-phosphoribosylamino)uracil reductase RibD encodes MDQLALDRWHMARALELARRGQGAVEPNPMVGCIVARGAELLGEGWHRRYGGPHAEIEALALARERARGATLYVTLEPCCHQGKTPPCTDAILKSGVRRVVAAMRDPFPAVDGGGFAQLQAAGVEVVSGVLEAEAEALNEPYLWLLSTARPWVIAKWAMTLDGKIATEAGDSRWISNECSRAIVHELRGRMDAILVGRGTVEHDDPLLTARPEGPRRATRVVLDSLAQIATSSQLVHTARDWPVLIAVSESAPSERRDLLRSHGCEVLFCQGDSHFERLDSLLAEMGRRRWTNVLIEGGAKLLGEAFHYDLINEVHAFIAPKLVGGEAAPSAIAGVGIPNMSAAHSFRDAHIQVLDGDVYVSGRLR; translated from the coding sequence ATGGATCAGCTCGCCCTCGATCGCTGGCACATGGCGCGGGCGTTGGAACTTGCCAGGCGAGGCCAAGGCGCCGTCGAGCCGAATCCCATGGTCGGCTGCATTGTGGCGCGCGGCGCGGAATTGCTCGGCGAAGGTTGGCACCGTCGCTACGGCGGACCACATGCCGAGATCGAGGCGCTCGCACTTGCCAGGGAACGCGCCCGCGGCGCGACACTTTACGTCACGCTCGAGCCGTGTTGCCATCAAGGTAAGACGCCGCCCTGCACGGATGCCATCTTAAAATCCGGCGTGCGCCGCGTCGTCGCCGCGATGCGCGATCCTTTCCCCGCGGTCGATGGCGGTGGATTCGCACAGCTACAAGCGGCCGGCGTGGAAGTCGTATCGGGCGTGCTGGAAGCCGAGGCCGAAGCGTTGAATGAGCCCTATTTGTGGTTGCTCAGCACTGCGCGGCCTTGGGTGATCGCCAAGTGGGCCATGACGCTGGACGGGAAGATCGCCACGGAAGCGGGCGACAGTCGCTGGATTTCGAACGAATGTTCGCGGGCCATCGTGCATGAGCTGCGCGGCCGGATGGACGCGATCCTCGTCGGCCGCGGCACGGTGGAACATGACGACCCGCTGCTCACGGCCCGTCCGGAAGGCCCGCGCCGCGCAACACGCGTCGTGCTGGATTCCTTAGCGCAAATCGCGACCTCGTCGCAACTGGTGCATACCGCACGCGATTGGCCGGTATTGATCGCGGTCAGCGAATCGGCGCCGTCGGAGCGGCGCGACCTGCTACGCTCACACGGCTGCGAGGTGCTTTTTTGCCAAGGAGACTCGCACTTTGAACGGCTGGATTCGTTGCTCGCAGAAATGGGGCGGCGGCGCTGGACGAACGTGCTGATCGAAGGCGGGGCAAAGTTGCTGGGCGAGGCGTTTCACTACGATCTGATCAACGAAGTGCACGCCTTCATCGCACCGAAGCTGGTGGGCGGTGAAGCGGCGCCGTCGGCAATCGCAGGCGTCGGAATTCCCAATATGTCGGCGGCGCATTCGTTCCGTGACGCTCACATTCAAGTGCTGGATGGAGACGTCTATGTTTCCGGGCGATTGCGATAA